A window from Candidatus Methylomirabilota bacterium encodes these proteins:
- a CDS encoding ABC transporter ATP-binding protein — protein MAVLTLSHLTKRFGGDRPPAVDGLTLMVESGQILALLGPSGCGKTTTLRLIAGFEMPDDGEVAIAGRVMADGQRRISVPPEERGVGIVFQDYALFPHLTVEENVGFGLHTLARDRRSERVLAVLDLVGLVEFAHRYPHELSGGQQQRVAVARALAPSPALILLDEPFSNLDADLRAQMRDEVEKVLRGTGTTAVFVTHDQEEAFTIADIVGVLNAGRLEQLAPPETIYHHPATPFVAEFVGAADFLPGIVTSEGIVTEIGVFGNVEGRELGEKVRVMIRPDDVTFVPAAHGEAVILRRYFRGSENLYCLGLPSGHRVHSSQPSATAFATGMRVRPEAHVLHVVTFPAE, from the coding sequence GTGGCGGTCCTCACGCTCTCGCATCTCACGAAGCGGTTCGGCGGCGATCGGCCGCCGGCGGTTGATGGCCTCACGCTCATGGTCGAGAGCGGCCAGATCCTGGCGCTGCTGGGCCCGTCCGGCTGCGGCAAGACGACCACGCTGCGCCTGATCGCCGGGTTCGAGATGCCCGACGACGGGGAGGTGGCCATCGCCGGGCGCGTCATGGCCGACGGCCAGCGGAGGATCTCCGTGCCGCCCGAGGAGCGGGGCGTCGGCATCGTGTTCCAGGACTACGCGCTGTTTCCCCACTTGACCGTCGAAGAGAACGTCGGCTTTGGGCTTCACACGCTTGCCCGCGACCGGCGGAGCGAGCGCGTGCTGGCCGTGCTCGACCTCGTCGGCCTCGTGGAGTTCGCGCACCGCTACCCGCACGAGCTCAGCGGCGGACAGCAGCAGCGGGTCGCCGTGGCCCGGGCGCTGGCCCCCTCACCCGCCCTCATCCTTCTGGACGAGCCGTTCTCGAACCTCGACGCCGACCTGCGGGCCCAGATGCGCGACGAGGTCGAGAAAGTGCTGCGAGGGACCGGAACCACGGCGGTCTTCGTCACGCACGACCAGGAGGAGGCCTTCACGATCGCCGACATCGTCGGCGTCCTGAACGCGGGGCGCCTGGAGCAGCTGGCGCCCCCCGAGACGATCTACCACCACCCGGCGACGCCGTTCGTGGCCGAGTTCGTCGGCGCCGCCGACTTCCTGCCCGGCATCGTCACCTCGGAGGGGATCGTCACCGAGATCGGCGTCTTCGGCAACGTGGAGGGGCGCGAGCTCGGTGAGAAGGTGAGGGTCATGATCCGGCCCGACGACGTCACCTTCGTGCCGGCCGCCCACGGTGAGGCCGTCATCCTCCGCCGCTACTTCCGCGGCTCCGAGAACCTCTACTGCCTAGGCCTGCCCTCGGGCCACCGCGTGCACTCCTCGCAGCCGTCGGCCACCGCCTTCGCCACCGGTATGCGCGTCCGCCCGGAGGCGCACGTGCTGCACGTCGTCACGTTTCCGGCGGAGTAG
- a CDS encoding ribonuclease H-like domain-containing protein, producing the protein MNSPADALRCAPAAGPPAAHDHASRAGTLDELRRIIRRIENSRPPRPAPEPVERVVGGELVETGQGPLVVVRREYPLSHQHGSLALAHALDVSPSVLELIARAGEAPADARGLLFLDTETTGLAGGTGTYAFLVGAGYVEGDRFVVVQHFMRDFDEEPALLAALHPLLERASGLVTFNGAGFDVPLLETRFVLARRRWPGTLAHVDLLRPARRVWSACFPDCRLTTLEREVLGLIRDNDVPGALIPALYFEFLRSRSAAPLARVFAHNCDDVLSLAALLGWFTRALDGGADPPPGAGELAGLGRLWERADPERSVACYRQALAAGLEGLDGHHVRLRLALWEKRRARWEAACALWQAAAGAGGGFDLRPWEELAKYHEHRRRDIAAARSIVVEALALARAAAASPRFFDALTHRLARLERRLGLGGRVSGGAEARLSLSPRRL; encoded by the coding sequence GTGAACTCACCCGCTGACGCGCTCCGATGTGCCCCGGCGGCCGGGCCGCCGGCTGCGCACGACCACGCCTCCCGCGCGGGCACCCTCGACGAGCTGCGCCGGATCATCCGGCGGATCGAGAATTCCCGCCCGCCCCGTCCGGCCCCGGAACCCGTGGAGCGGGTCGTCGGTGGTGAGCTGGTGGAGACGGGCCAAGGGCCGCTGGTCGTCGTCCGCCGAGAATACCCGTTGTCACACCAGCACGGCAGCCTGGCGCTGGCGCACGCGCTCGATGTCTCGCCGTCGGTGCTCGAGCTGATCGCGCGGGCCGGAGAAGCCCCCGCCGACGCGCGCGGCCTGCTGTTTCTCGACACGGAGACCACGGGCCTGGCCGGCGGTACCGGGACCTACGCCTTTCTGGTCGGCGCCGGCTACGTGGAGGGCGACCGGTTCGTCGTCGTCCAGCACTTCATGCGGGACTTCGACGAGGAGCCGGCGCTGCTGGCGGCGCTCCATCCGCTCCTGGAGCGGGCCAGCGGGCTCGTCACCTTCAATGGGGCCGGCTTCGACGTGCCCCTGCTGGAGACGCGCTTCGTGCTGGCCCGGCGCCGCTGGCCGGGAACGCTGGCGCACGTCGACCTCCTGCGTCCGGCGCGGCGGGTGTGGTCGGCCTGCTTCCCGGACTGCCGCCTGACGACGCTCGAGCGCGAGGTGCTCGGTCTCATCCGCGACAACGACGTGCCCGGCGCGCTGATCCCCGCGCTCTACTTCGAGTTCCTGCGCTCCCGGAGCGCGGCGCCGCTGGCGCGTGTCTTCGCCCACAACTGTGACGACGTGCTGTCGCTGGCCGCCCTGCTCGGCTGGTTCACGCGCGCGCTCGACGGCGGGGCCGACCCCCCGCCGGGCGCGGGCGAGCTGGCGGGGCTCGGGCGGCTCTGGGAGCGTGCGGACCCCGAACGCAGCGTCGCCTGCTACCGTCAGGCGCTGGCCGCCGGCCTCGAAGGGCTCGACGGCCACCATGTGCGCCTGCGCCTGGCGCTCTGGGAAAAGCGCCGCGCTCGGTGGGAGGCCGCGTGCGCGCTGTGGCAGGCGGCGGCCGGCGCCGGCGGCGGCTTCGATCTACGTCCCTGGGAAGAGCTGGCGAAGTATCACGAGCACCGCCGCCGCGACATCGCGGCCGCGCGGTCGATCGTCGTGGAGGCCCTCGCGCTGGCCCGGGCTGCCGCTGCCTCGCCCCGCTTCTTCGACGCGCTCACGCATCGCCTGGCCCGCCTCGAGCGCCGGCTTGGGCTCGGGGGCCGTGTCAGTGGAGGAGCCGAAGCGCGCCTATCGCTCTCGCCCCGCCGCCTCTGA
- a CDS encoding NAD(P)-dependent oxidoreductase has translation QALRKMKKTAILVNAARGPIVDEAALARALREGWIAGAGLDVFEEEPQIHPALLPLKNVVVAPHIASASHDTRVAMAALAVRNCVAVLEGKPPITPVP, from the coding sequence GCAGGCGCTCCGGAAGATGAAGAAGACCGCCATCCTGGTGAACGCCGCCCGCGGCCCGATCGTGGACGAGGCGGCGCTGGCGCGCGCGCTGAGGGAGGGGTGGATCGCGGGGGCCGGGCTCGACGTCTTCGAGGAGGAGCCCCAGATCCATCCGGCGCTCCTGCCGCTCAAGAACGTGGTGGTGGCCCCGCACATCGCAAGCGCCTCCCACGACACCCGGGTGGCGATGGCGGCGCTCGCGGTGCGCAACTGCGTGGCGGTGCTCGAGGGAAAGCCACCGATCACCCCGGTGCCGTGA